From Pseudomonas vanderleydeniana, the proteins below share one genomic window:
- a CDS encoding sigma-54 interaction domain-containing protein encodes MSTRAGQPGPILTLPQGEKDPLSIRAKALVFADPRSRQLLDYLQRVGPSEAPVLINGETGTGKELVARYIHSASGRSGAFVAVNCGAISETLAESEFFGHEAGAFSGAVGRRAGWFEEADGGTLFLDEIGDLPLPLQVKLLRALQEQEIVRVGSRKPIRINIRLVTATNIDLEQAVEAGNFRLDLFYRINVAQVRVLPLRERPLDILPLVEHFRKLYSQRLKIVEPMLSEAATQALLDYPWPGNIRELENVVHLALLVAGDKPIRPEHLKFSAGLSATSQSSSSAVSRVPQEVIREQLLRLFEVPGESLLHDIEDLIVREAFAFSGFNQLRSAELLGITRNAMRTLLVNHGMLKGRSKA; translated from the coding sequence ATGAGTACCCGCGCCGGGCAGCCCGGCCCGATCCTGACCCTGCCGCAGGGCGAAAAGGACCCGTTGTCGATTCGTGCCAAGGCCCTGGTGTTTGCCGACCCGCGCTCGCGGCAGTTGCTCGACTACCTGCAAAGAGTCGGACCGAGCGAGGCGCCGGTGCTGATCAATGGCGAGACTGGCACCGGCAAGGAGCTGGTGGCGCGCTACATTCACTCGGCCAGCGGTCGCAGCGGTGCCTTCGTTGCGGTGAACTGCGGGGCGATCAGCGAAACCCTGGCCGAAAGCGAGTTCTTCGGGCATGAGGCCGGTGCCTTTTCCGGCGCGGTCGGGCGGCGTGCCGGCTGGTTCGAGGAGGCCGATGGCGGCACGCTGTTCCTCGACGAGATCGGCGACCTGCCGCTGCCGTTGCAGGTCAAGCTGCTGCGGGCGCTGCAGGAGCAGGAGATCGTCCGGGTCGGCTCGCGCAAGCCGATCCGGATCAATATCCGCCTGGTCACGGCGACCAACATCGACCTGGAACAGGCGGTGGAGGCGGGCAATTTCCGTCTCGACCTGTTCTACCGCATCAACGTTGCCCAAGTCCGCGTACTGCCGCTGCGCGAGCGGCCGCTGGACATCCTGCCGCTGGTGGAGCACTTTCGCAAACTCTACAGCCAGCGGCTGAAAATCGTCGAACCGATGCTCTCCGAGGCGGCCACCCAGGCGCTGCTCGACTATCCCTGGCCGGGTAATATCCGCGAGCTGGAGAATGTCGTGCACCTGGCCTTGCTGGTGGCGGGTGACAAGCCGATTCGTCCGGAACACCTGAAGTTCTCCGCCGGCCTCAGCGCGACGAGCCAGTCCAGTAGCAGCGCCGTGTCACGGGTGCCGCAGGAGGTGATCCGCGAGCAACTGCTGCGCCTGTTCGAGGTGCCGGGGGAGAGTTTGTTGCACGATATCGAGGACCTGATCGTCCGCGAGGCGTTTGCCTTTTCCGGGTTCAACCAGTTGCGCAGTGCCGAGCTGCTGGGGATTACCCGCAACGCGATGCGTACGCTGCTGGTCAATCACGGCATGCTCAAGGGGCGCAGCAAGGCCTGA
- a CDS encoding LLM class flavin-dependent oxidoreductase, protein MALEFSWQLPLCGPSQTPGWAQRPGEWMQLAQAAEYAGLDGLWIPGGAHCADSLGVAAALCAHTRHLQLTVSVPPEVMLPAALAATLQSLQSISSQRVRLHLPDSEQGSLRSAFGEWLNRDQRNERIGEYLEILGPLLQPEGSEFNYDGRYFQLENAGIGRRPLPAPPLILDDSQDAALIARHAQVCLLRSGAPDWLRQAIERLRDDQGRLVFASSFGLIARDTEDEAWDAAERVLQQARLSLPETPAQVLPLKRHRHPARRFEIHPNLWQPHSDQPLCLVGTPHQIATRLQQLHGLGLGQVIIQGEPAVRELLRFGEQILPLLTAQGLRKERC, encoded by the coding sequence ATGGCACTTGAATTCAGCTGGCAACTGCCGCTCTGCGGCCCAAGCCAAACCCCGGGCTGGGCCCAGCGCCCCGGCGAGTGGATGCAACTGGCCCAGGCCGCGGAATACGCCGGGCTCGACGGCCTGTGGATTCCCGGCGGCGCGCATTGCGCCGACAGCCTCGGCGTGGCGGCCGCGCTCTGTGCCCATACCCGGCACCTGCAACTGACCGTCAGTGTGCCGCCGGAAGTCATGCTGCCCGCCGCGCTTGCGGCCACGCTGCAGAGCCTGCAGTCGATCAGTTCCCAACGCGTGCGCCTGCACCTGCCCGACAGCGAACAGGGCAGCCTGCGCAGCGCCTTCGGCGAATGGCTCAACCGTGACCAGCGTAACGAGCGCATCGGCGAATACCTGGAAATCCTCGGCCCGCTGTTGCAACCCGAAGGCAGCGAGTTCAACTATGACGGCCGCTACTTCCAGCTGGAAAACGCCGGCATCGGCCGCCGTCCGTTACCAGCGCCGCCGCTCATCCTGGACGATTCCCAGGACGCTGCGCTGATCGCCCGTCACGCCCAGGTCTGCCTGCTGCGCTCCGGCGCACCGGACTGGCTGCGGCAAGCCATCGAACGCCTGCGCGACGACCAGGGCCGGCTGGTCTTCGCCAGCAGTTTCGGACTGATCGCGCGCGACACCGAGGACGAAGCCTGGGACGCCGCCGAGAGGGTTCTGCAACAGGCCCGGCTGAGCCTCCCGGAAACGCCCGCGCAGGTCCTGCCGCTCAAGCGCCACCGGCACCCGGCACGGCGCTTCGAGATCCATCCCAACTTGTGGCAACCGCACAGCGACCAACCGTTGTGCCTGGTCGGCACGCCACATCAGATCGCCACCCGCCTGCAACAGCTGCACGGACTGGGGCTGGGCCAGGTGATCATCCAGGGCGAGCCGGCGGTGCGCGAGCTGTTGCGCTTTGGCGAACAGATCCTGCCGTTGCTGACGGCCCAAGGTTTGCGCAAGGAGCGCTGCTGA
- a CDS encoding aldo/keto reductase: MRTLDLAGVAVPVIGQGTWRMGEDRQQRAHEVRALQTGIDLGMTLIDTAEMYGEGGAEEVVGQAIAGQRDKVFLVSKVYPHNASRKGIPLACERSLKRLGTEYIDLYLLHWRGQYPLEETVEAFERLREQGRIGRWGVSNFDVDDLQELASPFCATNQVLYNLEERGIEFDLLPWWQQHNLPLMAYCPVGQGGALLDSPTLQQIAARHDATPAQVALAWVIRHEGVLAIPKAVNLEHVRLNAAAVQLELDEHDLDAIDRIFMPPKRKHRLAMV; encoded by the coding sequence ATGCGAACGCTCGATCTGGCCGGCGTGGCCGTTCCCGTCATCGGCCAGGGTACCTGGCGCATGGGCGAGGATCGCCAGCAGCGGGCCCATGAGGTGCGAGCCCTGCAAACCGGCATCGACCTGGGCATGACCCTGATCGACACGGCCGAAATGTATGGCGAAGGCGGTGCCGAGGAAGTGGTCGGCCAGGCCATTGCCGGGCAGCGCGACAAGGTGTTCCTGGTCAGCAAGGTCTACCCGCACAACGCCAGCCGCAAGGGCATTCCCCTGGCCTGCGAGCGCAGCCTCAAGCGCCTGGGCACCGAGTACATCGACCTGTACCTGCTGCACTGGCGCGGCCAGTACCCGCTGGAGGAAACCGTCGAGGCCTTCGAACGCCTGCGCGAGCAGGGCCGGATCGGCCGCTGGGGCGTGTCCAACTTCGATGTCGACGACCTGCAGGAACTGGCCTCGCCGTTCTGCGCCACCAACCAGGTGCTGTACAACCTGGAGGAGCGCGGCATTGAATTCGACCTGCTGCCCTGGTGGCAGCAACACAACCTGCCACTGATGGCCTACTGCCCGGTCGGCCAGGGCGGCGCCCTGCTCGACAGCCCGACGCTCCAGCAGATCGCCGCGCGCCACGACGCCACCCCGGCACAGGTGGCACTGGCCTGGGTGATCCGCCATGAAGGTGTGCTGGCGATTCCCAAGGCAGTCAACCTGGAGCACGTACGCCTCAACGCGGCTGCCGTGCAACTGGAGCTGGACGAACACGACCTGGACGCCATCGACCGGATCTTCATGCCGCCCAAGCGCAAGCATCGGTTGGCGATGGTGTAA
- a CDS encoding TOBE domain-containing protein: protein MTIKAINVRNQFRGVIKEINLGQVLSEIDVQTASGIVTSVITTRSVRDLELSVGSEVIAFVKSTEVSIAKL from the coding sequence ATGACCATCAAGGCTATCAACGTCCGCAACCAGTTCCGTGGCGTCATCAAGGAAATCAATCTCGGCCAGGTATTGTCCGAGATCGATGTGCAAACCGCTTCGGGTATCGTCACCTCGGTGATCACCACGCGCTCGGTGCGCGACCTCGAGCTGTCGGTGGGCAGCGAGGTGATCGCCTTCGTCAAGTCCACCGAAGTGTCCATCGCCAAGCTATGA
- a CDS encoding LLM class flavin-dependent oxidoreductase, producing the protein MIQEHRSPLEIDWFLPTNGDGRHLTSSGLPRTGLLQAGERAPTLDYLRQIVRASELAGFDSIMVPTASGFEDPWLITAVLAQEVRRLKFLLTLRPGLELPAYTAHRAATLQLLSENRLALHVVSGSSRFEQRSLGDYLEHDERYARTAEFLQVFQAVWSGKGLPFHGRYYRSTSATPISPHAAAPAIYFGGASAAAEQVGATHAQTYLMWCEPPAMIAERIQHMRELAARQGRSLRFGLRLHIFAAATDDQAWAHVEKLLEEIPKEAIDRAQTQMAAYESVGQSRQTQLVQGRGRRARELEVSANLWAGVGLVRGGAGTALVGSYEQVAQRIEEYHQLGVDSFILSGFPHLEEAIHLGSELLPRLRRIGATQRQAGKLG; encoded by the coding sequence ATGATCCAAGAACACCGCTCGCCCCTGGAAATCGACTGGTTCCTGCCCACCAACGGCGACGGCCGCCACCTGACCAGCAGCGGCCTGCCCCGCACCGGCCTGTTGCAGGCCGGCGAACGGGCGCCGACCCTGGACTACCTGCGCCAGATCGTCCGGGCCAGCGAACTGGCCGGCTTCGACTCGATCATGGTGCCGACCGCCAGCGGCTTCGAAGACCCCTGGCTGATCACCGCCGTGCTGGCCCAGGAAGTACGCCGGCTGAAATTCCTGCTGACCCTGCGCCCCGGCCTCGAACTGCCCGCCTACACCGCGCACCGCGCCGCGACCCTGCAACTGCTCAGCGAGAACCGCCTGGCCCTGCATGTGGTCAGCGGCTCCAGTCGTTTCGAGCAACGTTCGCTGGGCGACTACCTCGAACACGATGAGCGTTATGCCCGCACCGCGGAGTTTCTCCAGGTGTTCCAGGCGGTCTGGTCCGGCAAGGGCCTGCCCTTCCACGGTCGCTACTACCGCAGTACCAGCGCCACGCCGATCAGCCCTCACGCGGCGGCGCCGGCGATCTATTTCGGCGGTGCCTCGGCAGCGGCCGAACAGGTCGGCGCGACCCACGCCCAGACCTACCTGATGTGGTGCGAACCACCGGCGATGATCGCCGAACGCATCCAGCACATGCGCGAACTGGCCGCACGGCAGGGGCGCAGCCTGCGCTTCGGCTTGCGCCTGCACATCTTCGCCGCGGCCACCGACGACCAGGCCTGGGCCCATGTCGAGAAGCTGCTGGAAGAAATTCCCAAGGAGGCCATCGACCGCGCGCAGACACAGATGGCGGCCTATGAGTCGGTTGGCCAGAGCCGCCAGACACAGTTGGTCCAGGGACGCGGCAGGCGGGCGCGGGAGCTGGAAGTGTCGGCGAACCTGTGGGCCGGTGTCGGCCTGGTGCGCGGGGGCGCCGGTACCGCGCTGGTCGGCAGCTACGAACAGGTGGCGCAGCGGATCGAGGAATATCACCAGTTGGGTGTCGACAGCTTCATCCTGTCAGGCTTTCCTCACCTTGAGGAAGCGATTCACCTGGGCAGTGAGCTGTTGCCGCGGTTGCGGCGGATCGGTGCGACGCAGCGGCAGGCCGGGAAGCTTGGTTGA
- a CDS encoding IclR family transcriptional regulator domain-containing protein, protein MEAGKGTAALEKAFDLLEAIGLAPEGLDTQQLAARVNLPRSTLYRLLGLLVERGMVRRDAHQKRYRLGFRYLEMVRGAWLEPDLVAAASFELRALRDLTGETTYLAIRDGDQVLSLERCDGAHSHRSAAAMGQNKPMYCTGQGKAILSAMPDSERRDLLKHMQLVPLTPLTITDRDRLQIELEVTRTRGYAIDDEEIALGIRCVAAPVVDSAGQVRGALSIAGPAYRLTRKRLDLLGPEVAASAQRVGSQLAVRHISDHPDALQPLSERWAFLGGQPRWSEREACLYWTDRLGPAVYRHGAHGTEKVFHCERPILGMELTADGLFVALDEEYLFVTEGRIRSRGQWGFGTPTCLCSDREGRLWAAIRMGSGHWKVGEVHRDGTLASHWQFNEAISALCWDSQHSQLFALGADSGTLFRLEHSGQVRRFATLPKGSGLLSGLAVDHDGSVWTALSGGWSIVKFDRGGNLERMVGVPVASPTDLCFGGADGATLYITSARQAVSREALKTAPWSGTVMSTPVDSRGAPAAVTRGPA, encoded by the coding sequence ATGGAAGCCGGAAAAGGCACCGCCGCGCTGGAGAAGGCCTTCGACCTGCTCGAAGCCATCGGCCTCGCCCCCGAAGGCCTGGACACCCAGCAGTTGGCGGCCCGGGTCAATCTGCCCCGCTCCACCCTCTACCGTCTGCTCGGCCTGCTGGTCGAACGGGGCATGGTCCGCCGCGACGCCCACCAGAAGCGCTACCGCCTGGGCTTTCGCTACCTGGAAATGGTCCGGGGCGCCTGGCTGGAACCGGACCTGGTGGCCGCCGCCAGCTTCGAGTTGCGCGCCCTGCGCGACCTGACCGGCGAAACCACCTACCTGGCGATCCGCGATGGCGACCAGGTGCTGTCGCTGGAACGTTGCGACGGTGCCCACAGCCATCGTTCCGCTGCCGCCATGGGCCAGAACAAGCCCATGTATTGCACCGGCCAGGGCAAGGCCATCCTCAGCGCGATGCCCGACAGTGAACGCCGTGACCTGCTCAAACACATGCAGTTGGTGCCGCTCACGCCGCTGACCATCACCGACCGCGACCGCCTGCAGATCGAACTGGAGGTCACCCGTACCCGCGGCTACGCGATCGACGACGAGGAAATTGCCCTGGGCATCCGCTGTGTCGCCGCGCCGGTGGTCGACTCGGCAGGCCAGGTGCGCGGCGCGCTGAGCATCGCCGGGCCGGCCTATCGCCTAACCCGCAAGCGCCTCGACCTGCTCGGGCCGGAGGTCGCCGCCTCGGCCCAGCGAGTCGGCAGCCAACTGGCCGTGCGGCACATCTCGGACCATCCGGACGCCCTGCAGCCGCTCAGCGAACGGTGGGCGTTCCTCGGTGGGCAGCCGCGCTGGAGCGAACGCGAGGCCTGTCTCTACTGGACCGACCGGCTTGGCCCGGCCGTCTACCGGCACGGTGCCCACGGCACGGAAAAGGTATTCCATTGCGAGCGGCCGATTCTCGGCATGGAACTGACCGCCGACGGGCTGTTCGTCGCCCTCGACGAGGAATACCTGTTCGTCACCGAAGGCCGCATACGCAGCCGGGGCCAATGGGGTTTCGGTACGCCGACCTGCCTGTGCAGCGACCGCGAGGGACGGCTATGGGCGGCGATCCGGATGGGCAGCGGCCACTGGAAGGTCGGCGAGGTGCACCGCGACGGCACCCTCGCCAGCCACTGGCAGTTCAACGAGGCGATCAGCGCCCTGTGCTGGGACTCACAGCACAGCCAGCTGTTTGCCCTGGGCGCCGATTCGGGCACCCTCTTTCGCCTCGAACACAGTGGCCAGGTGCGCCGCTTCGCCACTCTGCCCAAGGGCTCCGGGCTGCTCAGCGGATTGGCGGTGGATCATGACGGCAGCGTCTGGACGGCCCTCTCGGGCGGCTGGAGCATCGTCAAGTTCGACCGTGGCGGCAATCTCGAACGCATGGTCGGCGTACCCGTCGCCTCGCCGACCGACCTGTGCTTCGGCGGCGCCGACGGGGCCACGCTGTACATCACCTCGGCCCGCCAGGCGGTCAGTCGTGAAGCACTGAAGACCGCGCCCTGGTCCGGCACGGTCATGAGCACGCCGGTGGACAGTCGCGGAGCCCCGGCCGCCGTCACCCGGGGCCCCGCCTGA
- a CDS encoding LLM class flavin-dependent oxidoreductase produces MSGGFSLGFLSRVYRPIFDPQVYRDTLELFRVAGELGFDSGWVAQHHFASEQGRLPSPLVLLAAVAQRTRRIALGTGIIVLPQEDPLRLAEDAAVLDLLSGGRLELGLGAGFDPQTYDAFGLDHGERHRDYETRLQRLRSALGNAPLSDDGPRLLPRAEGLGRRLWEATSRVELVAARGNGLIMAPNPHLPPEAGVELVERYRQAWTGDNGTPARVARVQAVFPGADAAAPGSTLHSDILAYVRRQQSIGVYRAGLDADFNQVLARLGVLHGEPEQIVEALAQGPRLGVNDHLVLQVQTANTSLREAIRALEIIRERIAPALGWQPNPPRPSPSEQQHA; encoded by the coding sequence ATGAGCGGCGGTTTTTCCCTCGGTTTTCTCAGCCGCGTCTACCGTCCGATCTTCGACCCCCAGGTCTACCGCGACACCCTGGAGCTGTTTCGTGTCGCCGGGGAACTGGGCTTCGACAGCGGCTGGGTGGCCCAGCATCACTTCGCCAGCGAACAGGGGCGCCTGCCCTCGCCGCTGGTGCTGCTGGCGGCGGTCGCCCAACGTACCCGGCGCATTGCCCTGGGCACCGGAATCATCGTGCTGCCCCAGGAGGATCCATTGCGCCTGGCCGAGGACGCGGCGGTACTCGACCTGCTCAGCGGCGGCCGCCTGGAACTGGGCCTGGGTGCCGGTTTCGACCCGCAGACCTACGACGCCTTCGGTCTCGACCACGGCGAGCGTCACCGCGACTACGAAACCCGCCTGCAGCGCCTGCGCTCGGCCCTCGGCAATGCGCCGCTGAGCGACGACGGCCCGCGCCTGCTGCCCCGTGCCGAAGGTCTCGGGCGGCGGTTGTGGGAAGCGACCTCGCGGGTCGAGTTGGTCGCTGCTCGTGGCAACGGGCTGATCATGGCCCCCAATCCGCACCTGCCGCCCGAGGCCGGCGTGGAACTGGTGGAGCGCTATCGCCAGGCCTGGACCGGCGACAACGGCACCCCGGCGCGAGTGGCCAGGGTGCAGGCGGTGTTCCCCGGCGCGGATGCCGCAGCGCCCGGTTCGACACTGCACAGCGATATCCTCGCCTACGTGCGCCGCCAGCAGAGCATCGGCGTCTACCGGGCCGGACTCGATGCCGACTTCAACCAGGTGCTCGCCCGTCTCGGGGTGCTCCACGGGGAGCCGGAACAGATTGTCGAGGCGCTCGCCCAAGGGCCGCGCCTGGGCGTCAACGACCACCTGGTGCTACAGGTCCAGACGGCCAATACGTCACTGCGCGAGGCCATCCGGGCCTTGGAAATCATCCGCGAACGGATCGCCCCCGCGCTGGGTTGGCAGCCGAACCCGCCGCGCCCCTCGCCTTCGGAGCAACAGCACGCATGA
- a CDS encoding LLM class flavin-dependent oxidoreductase: MTRRTDQLKLGAFLANSGHHVAAWRHPLAQADASLDFAHFRAIAETAERGKFDALFIADVVALWGHHHDALSRTARAEHFEPLTLMSALAAVTTHIGLIATATTSYNEPYHIARKFASLDHLSGGRAAWNLVTSVVSDEAWNFGREQHIDHGDRYQRAEEFHDVVKGLWDSWDDDAFVRDKASGQYFDPAKLHTLNHRGEHFAVRGPLNVARPPQGHPVLVQAGASPAGRTLAARVAEVIFASASDLADAQAFYQDIKARAADLGRDPDHIKILPGITPFIAESREQAQALFDEFQALIDPVLGLRLLADTLGEDIDLSGHDLDGPLPETPVGQRGSRRDKVLELAQKENLSIRQLYLRLAGGNPVIGTAADIADHFEAWFEARACDGFNVFFPYFPGGIEVFVDQVIPLLQERGLFRREYQGRTLRENLGLPRPANRFSRP; encoded by the coding sequence ATGACCCGCCGAACCGACCAACTCAAGCTCGGAGCCTTTCTCGCCAACAGCGGCCATCATGTCGCGGCCTGGCGTCACCCCCTGGCCCAGGCCGATGCCAGCCTGGATTTCGCCCACTTCAGGGCGATTGCCGAAACCGCCGAACGCGGCAAGTTCGACGCCCTGTTCATCGCCGACGTGGTCGCGCTCTGGGGCCACCACCACGATGCCCTGAGCCGCACCGCCCGCGCCGAGCACTTCGAACCCCTGACGCTGATGTCCGCCCTGGCGGCCGTCACCACCCACATCGGCCTGATCGCCACGGCCACCACCAGCTACAACGAGCCGTACCACATCGCCCGCAAGTTCGCTTCCCTCGACCATCTCTCCGGCGGCCGCGCAGCCTGGAACCTGGTGACCTCGGTGGTTTCCGACGAGGCCTGGAACTTCGGCCGCGAGCAGCACATCGACCACGGCGACCGCTACCAGCGCGCCGAGGAATTCCACGACGTGGTCAAGGGCCTGTGGGACAGCTGGGACGACGACGCCTTCGTTCGTGACAAGGCCAGCGGCCAGTACTTCGACCCCGCCAAGCTGCACACCCTCAACCATCGTGGCGAACACTTTGCCGTGCGCGGCCCGCTGAACGTCGCCCGGCCCCCCCAGGGCCATCCGGTGCTGGTCCAGGCCGGCGCCTCGCCAGCCGGCCGGACCCTCGCCGCCCGTGTTGCCGAAGTCATCTTCGCCTCCGCCAGCGACCTGGCCGACGCGCAGGCCTTCTACCAGGACATCAAGGCCCGTGCCGCCGACCTCGGCCGCGACCCGGACCATATCAAGATCCTCCCCGGCATCACGCCGTTCATCGCCGAGAGCCGCGAACAGGCCCAGGCCCTGTTCGACGAGTTCCAGGCGCTGATCGACCCGGTACTCGGCCTGCGCCTGCTGGCCGACACCCTCGGCGAGGATATCGACCTGAGCGGTCATGACCTCGACGGCCCGTTGCCGGAGACCCCGGTCGGCCAGCGCGGCAGTCGCCGCGACAAGGTGCTGGAACTGGCACAGAAGGAGAACCTCAGCATCCGCCAGCTGTACCTGCGCCTGGCCGGCGGCAACCCGGTGATTGGCACCGCTGCCGATATCGCCGACCACTTCGAGGCCTGGTTCGAGGCTCGCGCCTGCGACGGCTTCAACGTGTTCTTCCCGTACTTTCCGGGAGGCATCGAGGTGTTCGTCGACCAGGTGATTCCGCTGTTGCAGGAACGCGGGCTGTTCCGCCGTGAATACCAGGGTCGGACCCTGCGCGAGAACCTCGGACTGCCACGTCCGGCCAACCGGTTCAGTCGACCATGA
- a CDS encoding LLM class flavin-dependent oxidoreductase has translation MSNARPFKLGFLSHAFGDDPQQVYRDLIEQFEVAEALGFDGGWIAQHHLSNGFGRLPSPLILLSAITERTQRIELGTGVIVLPFEDPVRLAEDASVLDSLSGGRVQLGLGSGGANLDNFAAFRRDAETRQRDFTRHQQRLQQLLEGGPVDASSDLTLQPPATGLARRLWHSHGSLEGAAHTARQGNGLLLGTATHDPLTVQKPLADAYLNAWPHIDRAPRIGVVRAIFPAADRVSAQAELAVDIERHIPRLKREGLIDEAVDLQEHLRLMNVHHGHPDEVVASLRQDPSLLPYADYVIAVVQAESSTQAQILRRLEILAGEIAPALGWKPVIAPRTAHGT, from the coding sequence ATGAGCAACGCCAGACCCTTCAAGCTGGGTTTCCTCAGCCACGCCTTTGGTGACGACCCGCAACAGGTCTACCGTGACCTGATCGAACAATTCGAAGTGGCCGAGGCCCTGGGCTTCGACGGTGGCTGGATCGCCCAGCATCACCTGAGCAACGGTTTCGGCCGCCTGCCCTCGCCCTTGATCCTGTTGTCGGCGATCACCGAACGCACGCAGCGGATCGAACTGGGCACCGGCGTCATCGTCCTGCCGTTCGAAGACCCGGTGCGCCTGGCCGAGGACGCCAGCGTGCTCGACAGCCTCAGTGGCGGCCGGGTGCAACTGGGGCTGGGCAGCGGGGGAGCCAACCTCGACAACTTCGCCGCCTTCCGGCGCGACGCCGAGACGCGTCAGCGGGACTTCACCCGCCATCAGCAGCGGCTGCAGCAACTGCTCGAGGGCGGCCCGGTGGACGCTTCCAGTGACCTGACCCTGCAACCGCCGGCGACGGGGCTTGCACGGCGTCTCTGGCATTCCCATGGCAGCCTTGAGGGGGCGGCCCATACCGCACGACAGGGCAACGGCCTGCTGCTGGGCACCGCCACGCATGATCCGCTGACCGTGCAGAAACCGCTGGCAGACGCCTACCTGAACGCCTGGCCGCACATCGACCGGGCGCCACGCATCGGCGTGGTCCGGGCGATCTTCCCGGCGGCCGATCGCGTCAGCGCCCAGGCCGAACTGGCGGTGGACATCGAACGGCATATCCCGCGCCTCAAGCGCGAGGGACTGATCGACGAAGCCGTCGACCTGCAGGAGCACCTGCGGCTGATGAACGTCCATCACGGCCACCCTGATGAAGTGGTGGCGAGCCTGCGCCAGGACCCCTCGCTGCTACCCTATGCCGATTATGTGATTGCCGTGGTCCAGGCCGAAAGCTCGACCCAGGCACAGATCCTGCGCCGACTGGAAATCCTCGCCGGCGAAATCGCCCCGGCCCTGGGCTGGAAGCCCGTTATCGCTCCGAGAACTGCGCATGGCACTTGA